One region of Cheilinus undulatus linkage group 4, ASM1832078v1, whole genome shotgun sequence genomic DNA includes:
- the pcdh18a gene encoding protocadherin-18a isoform X2 gives MQAGKMKGLLLTRLWKVLAVLVLATQHVYGKTLKYQIYEEQKVGTVIARLRDDVADVVAKLPSSVSLRFRAMQRGSSSFLTVREQDGEISIRTKIDREKLCEKNLNCSIQFDVLTLPTEHLQLFHVEVEVLDINDNAPQFARAVIPIEISESAAVGARIPLDSATDPDVGENSLYTYALEPNNFFKIDIQSRTDGAKYAELVVLRELDREVRSSYELQYTASDRGVPPRTGSTLLKISVADSNDNSPVFDKSSYVINLPENSPVGTLLIDLNATDADDGTNAKIVYSFSSHVSPKIMETFKINPDSGRLTLIRRVDYETVNSYDIDVQAQDMGPNSMPAHCKILVKVVDVNDNKPDISINLMSSQGNGDAAYISEASPLDTFVALVRVEDLDSALNGEVECKLHGQGYFKLQKTYENNYMILTNVSLDREKRSEFSLTVVAEDKGTPSLSTVKHFTVHVTDENDNPPRFEKGRYEIFKSENNAPGAYLTSILATDPDLDANGQVSYSILENSVHGSSISTYVTIDPSNGAMYALRTFDREDVSRISFVVQAKDAGKPPLLSNATVILNILDENDNPPVIVVPQLWNFTADVPASKFTEAGQLVTMIRATDRDTGVNAELICSIVSGNEEGFFLIDPRTCEIHANASLENFPHEHAELTIVVRDQGRESLSAKAVLKLTLYENLENHVQVMDQGESAFDVSLIIIISLGAICAVLLVIMGVFAGRSKREKKDSRNSYNCRVAESTHQHHPKKPSRQIHKGDITLVPTVNGTLPIRAHHRSPSATPPMDRAQIGSRQNHHSRQSLNSLVTISSNHIPESFALELAHATPPVEGQYQPRPSFRGNKYSRSYRYALQDMDKFSLKDSGRGDSEAGDSDCDMGRESPVDRLLLGEGFSDLIQLEMHHRLHPAMRLCTDECRILGHSDQCWMPPLSSPASSSDYRNNMYIPGEESTQQPQVTDDDQSSVDSERRKSFSTFGKESGSEEAGAGGVVAGGGSDVCASGGGAGSLLTEMNSVFQRLLPPNMDSYTECTETSPPSSSSNSDRGSGRSGNIAGNHSNNAVPQDNRRGLLPGGKGSAYPPGVAAWAANTHYLNPGNGSVAANHVSSSSPSSTSTSTSTNGQQPHLKWLPAMEEIPENYEEDDFEGVFHQGHQGAKRSESRHETNMDASELVHEINKLLQDVRQN, from the exons ATGCAAGCTGGGAAAATGAAAGGACTACTCTTGACAAGATTGTGGAAAGTTTTGGCTGTGTTGGTGCTGGCAACACAACACGTCTACGGTAAGACACTGAAATATCAGATCTATGAGGAGCAGAAGGTTGGCACAGTCATCGCCCGTTTGAGAGACGATGTGGCTGATGTTGTGGCTAAACTTCCAAGCTCAGTGTCGCTCCGCTTCAGAGCAATGCAACGAGGGAGTTCGTCTTTCCTCACGGTGCGCGAGCAGGACGGCGAAATCAGCATCAGGACCAAAATCGACCGTGAGAAACTCTGCGAAAAGAACCTCAACTGTTCTATCCAATTTGACGTGCTGACACTCCCTACAGAGCACCTGCAGCTCTTTCATGTGGAGGTGGAAGTGTTGGACATTAACGACAACGCACCCCAGTTCGCCCGAGCCGTCATCCCCATTGAGATTTCAGAGAGCGCGGCCGTGGGAGCGCGCATTCCCCTGGACAGTGCCACAGACCCCGACGTCGGGGAAAACTCACTCTACACATATGCCTTAGAGCCCAACAACTTCTTCAAGATTGACATCCAATCAAGGACTGATGGTGCCAAATACGCAGAGCTTGTGGTGCTCAGGGAGCTGGACCGTGAGGTGCGCTCTAGTTATGAACTTCAGTACACGGCCTCTGACAGGGGCGTTCCCCCGAGAACGGGTTCAACCCTCCTCAAAATCAGTGTTGCGGACTCAAATGACAACAGCCCAGTTTTTGACAAGTCGTCATATGTCATAAATCTCCCAGAAAATTCACCTGTTGGCACTCTACTCATTGACCTAAACGCCACTGACGCGGATGACGGGACCAACGCCAAAATAGTCTACTCCTTCAGCAGTCACGTGTCCCCCAAAATAATGGAGACATTCAAAATTAACCCTGACAGCGGCCGCCTGACTCTCATCAGGCGAGTGGACTATGAAACTGTTAACTCCTACGATATTGATGTTCAAGCACAAGACATGGGTCCAAACTCCATGCCAGCCCACTGCAAGATCCTGGTCAAAGTGGTAGATGTGAACGACAATAAACCAGACATCAGCATCAACCTCATGTCTTCTCAGGGGAATGGTGACGCAGCTTATATATCTGAGGCTTCTCCTTTGGAcacttttgttgctttggtgaGGGTGGAGGACTTGGACTCCGCATTAAATGGAGAGGTAGAGTGTAAACTTCATGGTCAAGGATATTTCAAACTGCAAAAGACGTATGAAAACAACTACATGATTTTAACAAACGTGTCTTTGGATCGAGAGAAGAGGTCAGAGTTCAGCCTGACAGTTGTGGCAGAAGACAAGGGGACCCCAAGTCTCTCGACTGTCAAACATTTTACTGTGCATGTAACTGATGAGAATGACAACCCACCACGCTTTGAGAAGGGGAGATACgagatttttaaatcagagAACAATGCCCCAGGAGCATATCTGACCTCCATCTTGGCTACTGACCCAGATCTTGATGCCAATGGACAGGTGAGCTACTCTATTCTGGAAAACTCAGTTCACGGTAGCTCTATTTCAACCTATGTCACCATTGACCCCTCTAATGGTGCCATGTACGCCCTGCGAACATTTGATCGTGAGGATGTGAGTCGTATCTCCTTTGTTGTTCAAGCTAAAGATGCAGGGAAACCACCACTGCTCAGCAATGCCACAGTTATTCTGAATATTCTGGATGAGAATGACAATCCTCCAGTCATTGTTGTCCCCCAGCTGTGGAACTTCACCGCTGATGTGCCTGCATCAAAGTTCACTGAGGCTGGACAATTGGTAACCATGATCAGGGCAACTGATCGTGACACAGGGGTCAACGCTGAGCTCATCTGCTCCATTGTTAGTGGCAACGAGGAGGGCTTCTTTCTTATTGACCCAAGAACATGCGAGATCCATGCTAACGCAAGTCTGGAGAACTTCCCCCATGAGCACGCTGAGTTGACGATTGTAGTACGAGATCAGGGAAGGGAGAGCCTCAGTGCTAAGGCGGTGCTTAAACTCACTCTCTATGAGAACTTGGAGAACCATGTTCAGGTAATGGATCAGGGAGAGTCAGCCTTTGATGTATCCCTGATTATCATTATCTCCCTGGGAGCTATCTGTGCTGTGCTTCTGGTCATCATGGGGGTGTTTGCAGGTCGCAGTAAGCGGGAGAAGAAAGACAGCAGAAACTCTTACAACTGCCGGGTGGCTGAGTCGACCCACCAGCATCATCCCAAGAAGCCCTCACGCCAAATCCACAAAGGTGATATCACCCTAGTTCCAACTGTGAATGGCACCCTGCCAATCAGAGCCCACCACAGATCACCTTCAGCTACACCTCCCATGGATCGGGCTCAGATTGGTAGCCGGCAGAATCATCACAGCCGCCAGTCTCTAAACAGCCTAGTGACCATCTCGTCCAATCACATTCCAGAGAGCTTTGCACTGGAACTGGCACATGCAACTCCCCCAGTGGAG GGCCAGTACCAGCCCAGACCCAGTTTCCGTGGCAACAAATACTCCCGCAGCTACAG GTATGCATTACAAGACATGGACAAGTTCAGCCTGAAGGACAGTGGCCGTGGGGACAGCGAGGCGGGGGACAGTGACTGTGACATGGGGCGGGAATCCCCCGTGGACAGACTGCTGCTGGGGGAAGGCTTTTCTGATCTGATACAACTTGAAATGCATCATCGACTTCACCCAG CCATGAGACTGTGCACAGATGAATGTCGTATCCTGGGACACTCTGACCAGTGCTGGATGCCCCCCCTCTCTTCACCCGCTTCTTCCTCTGACTATCGTAACAACATGTACATCCCTGGGGAGGAGTCCACACAGCAGCCCCAGGTGACTGACGATGACCAGTCCTCAGTTGACTCGGAGCGCCGGAAGAGCTTCTCCACTTTTGGCAAAGAGTCTGGGAGTGAAGAGGCAGGGGCTGGGGGAGTTGTTGCTGGAGGAGGAAGTGATGTTTGTGCATCTGGAGGAGGGGCTGGCTCCCTCCTGACAGAGATGAACTCTGTATTCCAACGCCTCCTTCCCCCTAATATGGACTCATACACAGAGTGCACTGAAACAAGCCCACCTTCATCCTCATCAAACAGTGACAGAGGAAGCGGGCGTAGTGGAAACATTGCTGGTAACCATAGTAACAATGCTGTTCCTCAGGACAACCGAAGAGGGTTGCTGCCAGGGGGAAAAGGTTCAGCTTACCCCCCAGGTGTGGCTGCATGGGCAGCCAATACCCACTATTTAAATCCTGGGAATGGATCTGTGGCAGCCAATCATGTTTCCTCATCTTCACCTTCATCCACCTCCACTTCCACCTCCACCAATGGACAGCAACCACACCTAAAATGGCTGCCAGCAATGGAGGAAATACCAGAGAATTATGAAGAGGATGACTTTGAAGGTGTCTTTCATCAGGGTCACCAGGGTGCCAAGCGCAGCGAGAGCCGCCATGAGACCAATATGGATGCTAGTGAGCTGGTTCATGAGATCAACAAACTGCTGCAGGATGTCCGACAGAactag
- the pcdh18a gene encoding protocadherin-18a isoform X1: MQAGKMKGLLLTRLWKVLAVLVLATQHVYGKTLKYQIYEEQKVGTVIARLRDDVADVVAKLPSSVSLRFRAMQRGSSSFLTVREQDGEISIRTKIDREKLCEKNLNCSIQFDVLTLPTEHLQLFHVEVEVLDINDNAPQFARAVIPIEISESAAVGARIPLDSATDPDVGENSLYTYALEPNNFFKIDIQSRTDGAKYAELVVLRELDREVRSSYELQYTASDRGVPPRTGSTLLKISVADSNDNSPVFDKSSYVINLPENSPVGTLLIDLNATDADDGTNAKIVYSFSSHVSPKIMETFKINPDSGRLTLIRRVDYETVNSYDIDVQAQDMGPNSMPAHCKILVKVVDVNDNKPDISINLMSSQGNGDAAYISEASPLDTFVALVRVEDLDSALNGEVECKLHGQGYFKLQKTYENNYMILTNVSLDREKRSEFSLTVVAEDKGTPSLSTVKHFTVHVTDENDNPPRFEKGRYEIFKSENNAPGAYLTSILATDPDLDANGQVSYSILENSVHGSSISTYVTIDPSNGAMYALRTFDREDVSRISFVVQAKDAGKPPLLSNATVILNILDENDNPPVIVVPQLWNFTADVPASKFTEAGQLVTMIRATDRDTGVNAELICSIVSGNEEGFFLIDPRTCEIHANASLENFPHEHAELTIVVRDQGRESLSAKAVLKLTLYENLENHVQVMDQGESAFDVSLIIIISLGAICAVLLVIMGVFAGRSKREKKDSRNSYNCRVAESTHQHHPKKPSRQIHKGDITLVPTVNGTLPIRAHHRSPSATPPMDRAQIGSRQNHHSRQSLNSLVTISSNHIPESFALELAHATPPVEQVSQLLSMLHQGQYQPRPSFRGNKYSRSYRYALQDMDKFSLKDSGRGDSEAGDSDCDMGRESPVDRLLLGEGFSDLIQLEMHHRLHPAMRLCTDECRILGHSDQCWMPPLSSPASSSDYRNNMYIPGEESTQQPQVTDDDQSSVDSERRKSFSTFGKESGSEEAGAGGVVAGGGSDVCASGGGAGSLLTEMNSVFQRLLPPNMDSYTECTETSPPSSSSNSDRGSGRSGNIAGNHSNNAVPQDNRRGLLPGGKGSAYPPGVAAWAANTHYLNPGNGSVAANHVSSSSPSSTSTSTSTNGQQPHLKWLPAMEEIPENYEEDDFEGVFHQGHQGAKRSESRHETNMDASELVHEINKLLQDVRQN; encoded by the exons ATGCAAGCTGGGAAAATGAAAGGACTACTCTTGACAAGATTGTGGAAAGTTTTGGCTGTGTTGGTGCTGGCAACACAACACGTCTACGGTAAGACACTGAAATATCAGATCTATGAGGAGCAGAAGGTTGGCACAGTCATCGCCCGTTTGAGAGACGATGTGGCTGATGTTGTGGCTAAACTTCCAAGCTCAGTGTCGCTCCGCTTCAGAGCAATGCAACGAGGGAGTTCGTCTTTCCTCACGGTGCGCGAGCAGGACGGCGAAATCAGCATCAGGACCAAAATCGACCGTGAGAAACTCTGCGAAAAGAACCTCAACTGTTCTATCCAATTTGACGTGCTGACACTCCCTACAGAGCACCTGCAGCTCTTTCATGTGGAGGTGGAAGTGTTGGACATTAACGACAACGCACCCCAGTTCGCCCGAGCCGTCATCCCCATTGAGATTTCAGAGAGCGCGGCCGTGGGAGCGCGCATTCCCCTGGACAGTGCCACAGACCCCGACGTCGGGGAAAACTCACTCTACACATATGCCTTAGAGCCCAACAACTTCTTCAAGATTGACATCCAATCAAGGACTGATGGTGCCAAATACGCAGAGCTTGTGGTGCTCAGGGAGCTGGACCGTGAGGTGCGCTCTAGTTATGAACTTCAGTACACGGCCTCTGACAGGGGCGTTCCCCCGAGAACGGGTTCAACCCTCCTCAAAATCAGTGTTGCGGACTCAAATGACAACAGCCCAGTTTTTGACAAGTCGTCATATGTCATAAATCTCCCAGAAAATTCACCTGTTGGCACTCTACTCATTGACCTAAACGCCACTGACGCGGATGACGGGACCAACGCCAAAATAGTCTACTCCTTCAGCAGTCACGTGTCCCCCAAAATAATGGAGACATTCAAAATTAACCCTGACAGCGGCCGCCTGACTCTCATCAGGCGAGTGGACTATGAAACTGTTAACTCCTACGATATTGATGTTCAAGCACAAGACATGGGTCCAAACTCCATGCCAGCCCACTGCAAGATCCTGGTCAAAGTGGTAGATGTGAACGACAATAAACCAGACATCAGCATCAACCTCATGTCTTCTCAGGGGAATGGTGACGCAGCTTATATATCTGAGGCTTCTCCTTTGGAcacttttgttgctttggtgaGGGTGGAGGACTTGGACTCCGCATTAAATGGAGAGGTAGAGTGTAAACTTCATGGTCAAGGATATTTCAAACTGCAAAAGACGTATGAAAACAACTACATGATTTTAACAAACGTGTCTTTGGATCGAGAGAAGAGGTCAGAGTTCAGCCTGACAGTTGTGGCAGAAGACAAGGGGACCCCAAGTCTCTCGACTGTCAAACATTTTACTGTGCATGTAACTGATGAGAATGACAACCCACCACGCTTTGAGAAGGGGAGATACgagatttttaaatcagagAACAATGCCCCAGGAGCATATCTGACCTCCATCTTGGCTACTGACCCAGATCTTGATGCCAATGGACAGGTGAGCTACTCTATTCTGGAAAACTCAGTTCACGGTAGCTCTATTTCAACCTATGTCACCATTGACCCCTCTAATGGTGCCATGTACGCCCTGCGAACATTTGATCGTGAGGATGTGAGTCGTATCTCCTTTGTTGTTCAAGCTAAAGATGCAGGGAAACCACCACTGCTCAGCAATGCCACAGTTATTCTGAATATTCTGGATGAGAATGACAATCCTCCAGTCATTGTTGTCCCCCAGCTGTGGAACTTCACCGCTGATGTGCCTGCATCAAAGTTCACTGAGGCTGGACAATTGGTAACCATGATCAGGGCAACTGATCGTGACACAGGGGTCAACGCTGAGCTCATCTGCTCCATTGTTAGTGGCAACGAGGAGGGCTTCTTTCTTATTGACCCAAGAACATGCGAGATCCATGCTAACGCAAGTCTGGAGAACTTCCCCCATGAGCACGCTGAGTTGACGATTGTAGTACGAGATCAGGGAAGGGAGAGCCTCAGTGCTAAGGCGGTGCTTAAACTCACTCTCTATGAGAACTTGGAGAACCATGTTCAGGTAATGGATCAGGGAGAGTCAGCCTTTGATGTATCCCTGATTATCATTATCTCCCTGGGAGCTATCTGTGCTGTGCTTCTGGTCATCATGGGGGTGTTTGCAGGTCGCAGTAAGCGGGAGAAGAAAGACAGCAGAAACTCTTACAACTGCCGGGTGGCTGAGTCGACCCACCAGCATCATCCCAAGAAGCCCTCACGCCAAATCCACAAAGGTGATATCACCCTAGTTCCAACTGTGAATGGCACCCTGCCAATCAGAGCCCACCACAGATCACCTTCAGCTACACCTCCCATGGATCGGGCTCAGATTGGTAGCCGGCAGAATCATCACAGCCGCCAGTCTCTAAACAGCCTAGTGACCATCTCGTCCAATCACATTCCAGAGAGCTTTGCACTGGAACTGGCACATGCAACTCCCCCAGTGGAG CAAGTCTCACAGCTTCTGTCCATGCTCCATCAGGGCCAGTACCAGCCCAGACCCAGTTTCCGTGGCAACAAATACTCCCGCAGCTACAG GTATGCATTACAAGACATGGACAAGTTCAGCCTGAAGGACAGTGGCCGTGGGGACAGCGAGGCGGGGGACAGTGACTGTGACATGGGGCGGGAATCCCCCGTGGACAGACTGCTGCTGGGGGAAGGCTTTTCTGATCTGATACAACTTGAAATGCATCATCGACTTCACCCAG CCATGAGACTGTGCACAGATGAATGTCGTATCCTGGGACACTCTGACCAGTGCTGGATGCCCCCCCTCTCTTCACCCGCTTCTTCCTCTGACTATCGTAACAACATGTACATCCCTGGGGAGGAGTCCACACAGCAGCCCCAGGTGACTGACGATGACCAGTCCTCAGTTGACTCGGAGCGCCGGAAGAGCTTCTCCACTTTTGGCAAAGAGTCTGGGAGTGAAGAGGCAGGGGCTGGGGGAGTTGTTGCTGGAGGAGGAAGTGATGTTTGTGCATCTGGAGGAGGGGCTGGCTCCCTCCTGACAGAGATGAACTCTGTATTCCAACGCCTCCTTCCCCCTAATATGGACTCATACACAGAGTGCACTGAAACAAGCCCACCTTCATCCTCATCAAACAGTGACAGAGGAAGCGGGCGTAGTGGAAACATTGCTGGTAACCATAGTAACAATGCTGTTCCTCAGGACAACCGAAGAGGGTTGCTGCCAGGGGGAAAAGGTTCAGCTTACCCCCCAGGTGTGGCTGCATGGGCAGCCAATACCCACTATTTAAATCCTGGGAATGGATCTGTGGCAGCCAATCATGTTTCCTCATCTTCACCTTCATCCACCTCCACTTCCACCTCCACCAATGGACAGCAACCACACCTAAAATGGCTGCCAGCAATGGAGGAAATACCAGAGAATTATGAAGAGGATGACTTTGAAGGTGTCTTTCATCAGGGTCACCAGGGTGCCAAGCGCAGCGAGAGCCGCCATGAGACCAATATGGATGCTAGTGAGCTGGTTCATGAGATCAACAAACTGCTGCAGGATGTCCGACAGAactag